Sequence from the Spirochaetota bacterium genome:
CTCTTGGATTAATGAACAACAATCTTCAGCAGCGGTTCAAAAGATACTCCCCAGGACTCTTGCCTATATTCAGTTAGAGGAAAATATAATGAAAATGCAGAAAAGCATTTCACTAACTTGTGCAACCAGGGGTGAGAAGGAAGATGATAATGAATTTTTAAATTCAAAATTATATTATGATAAGGCGCAAAAGGATATATTAAAATTAAAGCAGTTATTTATTAACGACCCTCAAAAGCTGAAGAGTTTATTGACCCTTTCTGAATCAATAGATACATATTTTGAGATAGGTATTGAGGTGGCAAAAGCTTATATTGAAGTTGGAACATCCTATGGGAATGCAATGCTTGAGGTTTTTGCGATCGTTGATGATCAACTGATTTCAAATCTTAGCAGTCAGATCGGGGAGCATACAAGTAAGACAATTAGTATTAATTCTTCGATTCAGCAATTGCTGAATAACACAAGGATTTTATTTATTATAATGGGGTTTCTTTTTATAATTTTGAGTATTGTTGTATATTTATTTATGCAGAAGAGGGAGGAACTGCATCAGTCACACATGAAGCTTTCTCAGGCAATGGATTCACTTTGGGGAGAAATGCAGCTTGCGAAGAAGATTCAGACAGTGCTTCTGCCAATAAATCCAAAGATAAATGGATTTGAAATTTCAGGAATTATGATACCAGCTGATGATGTTGGAGGTGATTACTTTGATGTGATCAATGCTGATGGCGTAAATTGGCTTATTATTGGAGATGTTTCCGGGCATGGGGTTCCAGCAGGGCTTATTATGATGATGGCTCAGACATCTATCCAGACAATTCTAAATCAACATCCGAATATATCACCATCAAAATTGTTGACAATTCTAAACAAGGTTTTATCAAAAAATATTAAGAATCTCGGTGAAGAGAAATATATGACATTATCTGCATTATCCGCCAATGATAAGGGTGAGGTTACCTTTTCAGGGCTTCATCAGGATATAATGCTCTATAGGGCGGATTGCGACATGGTTGAACGGATTGAGACAAACGGGATATGGCTTGGAATATTTGATGATATTGATAGAATTAGCAGCGATGAATCCTTTAAGATGAATCATGGTGATATCGTTCTGCTCTTTACTGATGGGATAACTGAAGCAACCGATGAAAGGGATGTTATGTTTTCTGATGAAAAGTTATTAGAAATATTTAGGAGATTTTGCAACATGGATTCTATTGATGCTATTCAGGATGGAATTTTGAAGGAATTGGAATCTTATCATAAGAGTGATGATATTACTTTACTCATGGCTAAACGGATATAGAAATGATTTAGACTGTATTTATATTTAGCGATATAAAAAAAGTGAAGTTGAGGAGTTATTATGGAGTTTCAATTAACAGAAGAACAACAAATGGTTCGGGATTTGGCTCGACGGTTTGCTGAGGATCATATTAGACCTGTGGCTGCTGAATTGGACAGGATTCATGCCCACCCTGTGGATATTCTCAGAAAGATGGCGGAGCTTAAATTTTTAGGCATAGCTGTTCCAGAGGAGT
This genomic interval carries:
- a CDS encoding PP2C family protein-serine/threonine phosphatase, translating into MKMQKSISLTCATRGEKEDDNEFLNSKLYYDKAQKDILKLKQLFINDPQKLKSLLTLSESIDTYFEIGIEVAKAYIEVGTSYGNAMLEVFAIVDDQLISNLSSQIGEHTSKTISINSSIQQLLNNTRILFIIMGFLFIILSIVVYLFMQKREELHQSHMKLSQAMDSLWGEMQLAKKIQTVLLPINPKINGFEISGIMIPADDVGGDYFDVINADGVNWLIIGDVSGHGVPAGLIMMMAQTSIQTILNQHPNISPSKLLTILNKVLSKNIKNLGEEKYMTLSALSANDKGEVTFSGLHQDIMLYRADCDMVERIETNGIWLGIFDDIDRISSDESFKMNHGDIVLLFTDGITEATDERDVMFSDEKLLEIFRRFCNMDSIDAIQDGILKELESYHKSDDITLLMAKRI